In the genome of Anaerolineae bacterium, the window CGTGCGCCAGCGCCGGCTGGAAAGGGCCTACCGTCCCATTCTGAAGCGGGTATTGGACCGCACGGCGCGCATCATCGTCACCAGCCCGCGCTATCTGGAGACCTCTCCCTGGCTGCGCGCCTTCGCCGGCAAATGTCGCGTGGTGCCCCTGGGGGTGGACCTGGCCGTGCTCCAGCGCGTGGACGCTCAGCAGGTGGAGGAGATTCGCCGGCGTTTCCCCGGCCCATTATTGCTCTTTGTCGGCCGCCTGCGCTATTATAAGGGTGTGGACTACCTGATCCAGGCTATGGCGGAGGTGCCGGCAGCGACCCTGCTGGTGGTGGGGGAGGGTCCCATGCGCCGGCCGTGGGAGGAGCTGGCACGGGGCAGTGGGGCGGCCGAACGCATCCGCTTCCTGGGCGAGGTGCCCGACCCCGAACTGCCGGCGTACTATCATGCCTGCGATGTCTTCGTCTTGCCGGCGAGCCAGCGCAGTGAGGCCTTCGGCACGGTCCTGCTGGAAGCCATGGCCTGCGGCAAACCGGTGATCACCACCGAGCTGGGCACCGGCACTTCATGGGTCAACCGACACGGCGAGACCGGGCTGGTGGTGCCGCCGGCGGACCCGGATGCGTTGGCGGGAGCCATCCGAACCCTGCTCTCCAACCCCGACCTGCGGCGCCGAATGGGGGAGGCGGCCCGCCGGCGCGTGGC includes:
- a CDS encoding glycosyltransferase, whose amino-acid sequence is MHVLHLYKDYFPVLGGIENHIRALARAQAAHDHQVTVLVTSTHRRTHEEDDQGVRVIKAARLAAPASTPISLVMPLLVHRQRPDIIHLHFPYPWGELSALLCGPAAPWVMTYHSDIVRQRRLERAYRPILKRVLDRTARIIVTSPRYLETSPWLRAFAGKCRVVPLGVDLAVLQRVDAQQVEEIRRRFPGPLLLFVGRLRYYKGVDYLIQAMAEVPAATLLVVGEGPMRRPWEELARGSGAAERIRFLGEVPDPELPAYYHACDVFVLPASQRSEAFGTVLLEAMACGKPVITTELGTGTSWVNRHGETGLVVPPADPDALAGAIRTLLSNPDLRRRMGEAARRRVAEEFTLERMAAGVERIYAEVLEGRPPSG